The following coding sequences lie in one Enterococcus sp. 9E7_DIV0242 genomic window:
- a CDS encoding GNAT family N-acetyltransferase produces MEKLDYRYGEEKDLSLILQYIKEIAAYEGLLEEVKTDEETLRKWLFEKERAKVLFSLINGQPIGFCVYFYNFSTFLGRSGLYIEDIYIEEHYRGKGYGKQLLHKMFQIAKDEGLGRVEWACLNDNEPSFEFYVSQGAEPMSEWTVFRADALDQ; encoded by the coding sequence GAGAAGGATCTATCGCTCATTTTGCAGTATATCAAAGAGATTGCTGCATACGAAGGGCTTTTAGAAGAGGTAAAGACGGATGAGGAAACCTTAAGGAAATGGCTGTTTGAAAAAGAAAGAGCAAAAGTCCTGTTTTCTTTAATCAACGGACAACCAATCGGCTTTTGCGTGTACTTCTATAATTTTTCTACTTTTTTGGGACGATCTGGATTGTATATAGAAGACATCTATATAGAGGAGCACTATCGTGGAAAAGGTTATGGTAAACAGCTTCTTCATAAGATGTTCCAAATAGCTAAAGATGAAGGTCTTGGAAGAGTGGAATGGGCTTGCTTGAATGATAATGAACCTTCTTTTGAGTTTTATGTGTCACAAGGAGCAGAACCAATGTCTGAGTGGACCGTTTTTAGGGCGGATGCTCTAGATCAGTAA
- the sdaAA gene encoding L-serine ammonia-lyase, iron-sulfur-dependent, subunit alpha, translating to MFLSIEELVKQVADFPSVAELMIAVEMETHHCSRERIIEIMEKNLIVMKQSIEEGTAGVTSVTKITGGDAARLNSYIESGSFLSGETILTAVKNAVAVNEVNAKMGLICATPTAGSAGVVPGVLLAAVDRLQLTHEQQLDFLFTAGAFGLVIANNSSISGAEGGCQAEVGSASAMASAALVCAAGGTPEQAAQAVAITLKNMMGLICDPVAGLVEVPCVKRNALGSSQAFISADMALAGIKSVIPPDEVVAAMYQVGRQMPGIFKETAEGGLAVTPTAKRLTKELLMKKD from the coding sequence ATGTTTCTTTCTATCGAAGAATTAGTGAAACAAGTGGCAGATTTTCCTTCTGTTGCAGAATTAATGATTGCAGTAGAGATGGAAACCCATCACTGTAGTCGTGAGCGGATCATTGAAATAATGGAAAAAAATCTGATTGTGATGAAACAATCAATCGAAGAAGGAACTGCGGGTGTTACCTCTGTAACTAAAATTACTGGTGGCGACGCCGCGCGACTAAACAGCTATATTGAAAGTGGCAGTTTTTTAAGTGGAGAAACGATTTTGACGGCAGTCAAAAATGCCGTCGCTGTTAATGAAGTCAATGCAAAAATGGGCTTGATTTGTGCCACACCAACAGCAGGTAGCGCCGGTGTTGTTCCGGGCGTTTTACTGGCTGCAGTGGATCGATTGCAGTTGACACATGAACAGCAGCTTGATTTTCTTTTTACTGCCGGTGCGTTTGGATTGGTTATTGCCAACAACTCCTCGATCAGCGGCGCTGAAGGTGGTTGCCAAGCTGAAGTGGGTTCTGCAAGTGCGATGGCAAGTGCTGCTCTAGTTTGTGCAGCTGGCGGCACACCTGAACAAGCAGCTCAAGCAGTTGCTATCACACTGAAAAATATGATGGGCTTGATTTGCGATCCGGTTGCTGGATTGGTTGAGGTCCCTTGCGTGAAGCGAAATGCGCTAGGCTCTTCTCAGGCCTTTATCTCTGCTGATATGGCGCTTGCAGGAATTAAAAGTGTGATTCCTCCTGATGAAGTCGTAGCAGCCATGTACCAAGTAGGTCGGCAAATGCCAGGGATTTTCAAGGAAACAGCAGAAGGCGGGCTTGCCGTAACACCAACAGCGAAAAGACTGACAAAAGAACTACTAATGAAAAAAGACTAG
- the sdaAB gene encoding L-serine ammonia-lyase, iron-sulfur-dependent subunit beta, producing the protein MEQQRYKSVFDIIGPVMIGPSSSHTAGAARIGKIVRNIFGEQPDSVDIYLYESFAKTYRGHGTDIALVGGLLGMEPDDPALADSLKIAHEKGMEVLFVPKNEKAEHPNSVKLLVSKGKRKLSVTGISIGGGNIQISELDGFKISLNMGVPTFIIVHQDVPGMIAKVTNCLSDMSINIGTMTVTRESKGEKAIMIIEVDQHEAGTIVDTLGKIPHIHNVNYFD; encoded by the coding sequence ATGGAACAGCAACGCTATAAAAGCGTCTTTGATATCATCGGTCCTGTGATGATCGGCCCGAGTAGTTCACACACAGCTGGTGCCGCTCGTATTGGTAAAATCGTTCGAAATATTTTTGGAGAACAGCCTGATAGTGTGGACATCTACCTCTATGAATCTTTTGCAAAAACCTATCGTGGTCACGGTACCGATATCGCCTTAGTTGGCGGCCTTCTCGGGATGGAACCTGATGATCCGGCGTTAGCTGACTCATTGAAAATTGCCCATGAAAAAGGCATGGAAGTTCTTTTCGTTCCTAAAAATGAAAAAGCTGAGCATCCAAACTCTGTGAAGCTATTGGTCTCTAAAGGAAAACGTAAGCTATCCGTCACTGGTATCTCGATCGGTGGTGGGAATATTCAAATCTCTGAACTGGATGGTTTTAAGATTTCGTTGAACATGGGGGTTCCGACCTTCATCATTGTCCATCAGGATGTTCCAGGGATGATCGCTAAAGTAACAAATTGTCTTTCTGATATGTCAATAAATATCGGGACAATGACTGTTACACGCGAATCAAAAGGGGAAAAAGCCATTATGATCATCGAAGTGGATCAGCACGAAGCTGGTACCATTGTTGATACCTTAGGTAAAATCCCGCATATCCATAACGTCAATTACTTTGACTGA
- the cbpA gene encoding cyclic di-AMP binding protein CbpA, with protein sequence MLLKSVVLKKKNLTTVNESCTLEEALNILEESGYRCVPILDESGKIFRGNIYKMHIYRHKANGGDMNLPVTYLLKNATKFIFVNTSFFKVFFTIKELPYIAVLDENNHFYGILTHSTLLNILAQSWNIERGSYVLTIASTGKQGDLASITKIIAKHSSIASCITLDIGEGEFIRRTLITLPSETSEESCTSIVEQLERKNFKVVEIEDLKK encoded by the coding sequence ATGCTATTAAAATCTGTCGTTCTCAAAAAGAAAAATCTTACCACTGTTAACGAATCCTGTACATTGGAAGAGGCGTTGAATATCCTTGAAGAATCAGGTTATCGCTGTGTTCCAATTTTGGATGAGTCAGGTAAAATCTTCCGAGGCAACATTTACAAAATGCATATCTATCGACATAAAGCCAATGGTGGAGACATGAATCTGCCAGTCACTTATTTATTAAAAAATGCAACAAAATTCATTTTCGTCAATACGTCGTTCTTCAAAGTGTTTTTCACTATCAAAGAATTACCTTATATTGCTGTATTGGATGAAAACAATCATTTCTATGGTATTTTAACACATAGCACATTACTGAATATTCTGGCACAATCATGGAATATTGAAAGAGGCAGCTATGTACTGACGATCGCTTCGACTGGTAAGCAAGGTGATTTAGCAAGTATCACAAAGATCATCGCTAAACACAGCAGTATTGCTAGTTGTATCACGTTGGATATTGGTGAAGGTGAGTTCATTCGCCGTACATTGATTACACTACCTTCTGAGACATCAGAAGAAAGCTGTACATCTATCGTTGAGCAGCTTGAAAGAAAGAATTTTAAAGTTGTCGAAATTGAAGACCTTAAAAAGTAA
- a CDS encoding amidohydrolase has protein sequence MKTLIHNVNVLTMDDQMKVYKKGYVLVDDEEISAIGEWYGQEISADKVIDGQGGILLPGFVNTHTHVGMMPFRSLGDDVPDRLRRFLFPLEAYMTEELVAASSAYAISEMLLSGVTSFCDMYYFEEQVAEVCDRFGVRAIVGETVIDMPTCDSKVPSGGLSYCESFLPKWKNHPLITPAIAPHAPNTNSYEALKRIVELSNEYQVPITMHVAEMDYELVELAEEYQKTPFELLESLGYMERPFIMAHCIHMTESDIALVAAHADHTRVAHCIGANTKSAKGVAPVKNMLEAGLTVGLGTDGPSSGNTLDLFAQMKLFANFHKTYEKDRALFPAKEIVRLATRGGAEVLGFENIGSIEVGKQADITLIETQSVNMFPIFDPYSALVYSANPSNVQHVWVNGKQLVKDHQLVAHDLQEIRETLYSQMEQFVVEAKKRM, from the coding sequence ATGAAAACCTTGATTCATAATGTCAATGTACTGACTATGGATGATCAGATGAAGGTGTACAAAAAAGGCTATGTACTAGTTGACGATGAAGAAATCAGTGCGATAGGAGAATGGTATGGACAGGAAATTTCAGCAGACAAAGTGATTGATGGGCAAGGCGGTATACTGTTGCCAGGCTTTGTTAATACACATACACACGTAGGGATGATGCCTTTTCGATCACTTGGCGATGATGTCCCTGACCGCTTGAGACGGTTTCTATTCCCGCTTGAAGCATATATGACAGAAGAGCTGGTAGCAGCAAGCAGTGCCTATGCAATCAGTGAGATGCTGTTGAGTGGGGTGACAAGCTTTTGTGATATGTATTATTTTGAAGAGCAAGTGGCAGAGGTTTGTGACCGTTTTGGCGTTAGGGCGATCGTTGGCGAAACAGTGATTGATATGCCTACCTGTGATAGTAAGGTTCCGTCAGGTGGTTTGAGCTATTGCGAAAGTTTTTTGCCCAAATGGAAAAATCATCCATTGATTACGCCGGCTATTGCTCCTCATGCACCGAATACGAATTCCTATGAAGCACTGAAAAGAATTGTTGAGCTGAGTAATGAGTATCAAGTACCGATTACTATGCATGTAGCAGAAATGGACTATGAACTGGTAGAGTTGGCGGAGGAATATCAGAAAACACCGTTTGAATTGTTGGAAAGTCTAGGCTATATGGAACGACCGTTTATCATGGCACATTGCATTCATATGACAGAATCAGACATTGCGTTGGTTGCTGCTCATGCTGATCATACGCGAGTTGCTCACTGTATTGGGGCAAATACCAAATCAGCGAAAGGCGTGGCACCAGTAAAAAATATGTTGGAAGCGGGCTTGACTGTTGGTTTAGGAACGGATGGACCAAGTAGTGGCAATACACTGGATCTGTTTGCTCAAATGAAGCTGTTCGCAAATTTTCATAAGACCTACGAAAAGGATCGGGCATTATTCCCGGCAAAGGAAATTGTACGGTTGGCTACTAGAGGTGGAGCAGAAGTGCTGGGATTTGAGAATATTGGTTCGATAGAAGTTGGGAAGCAAGCTGATATTACGCTTATTGAAACTCAGTCTGTCAATATGTTTCCAATCTTTGATCCTTATTCCGCGCTAGTTTACTCAGCAAATCCATCGAATGTCCAACATGTCTGGGTCAATGGAAAGCAGCTGGTCAAGGACCATCAGCTTGTAGCGCATGATTTGCAAGAAATCAGAGAGACGCTTTATAGTCAGATGGAGCAGTTTGTTGTAGAAGCGAAGAAGAGAATGTAG
- a CDS encoding ABC transporter permease → MRKQKGMTLIAILVFAFLFLPLVVIVVTSFGKASTIQFPIEEFSLDWYKKALTSDTFMNSFKLSLTIGMGATFLALLIGVPASYALSRYNMKGKNLLKSFFLSPTMIPGIVVGYSLFQFVVIQLRLPVIQGLLIGHFLISLPYIIRVVGSSMEQLDFSIEEVAWTLGCTRVRAFLKIVLPNVSSGIFAAFMLAFVNSFNNVPVSMFLSGPGVTMLPTSLLSYIEYTYDPTVSAISVMIMLLTILLMFIVEKTMGLASIS, encoded by the coding sequence ATGCGTAAACAAAAGGGAATGACCCTGATTGCTATTTTAGTTTTTGCTTTTCTTTTCCTACCGCTAGTGGTTATCGTTGTTACTTCCTTTGGGAAAGCCTCGACCATCCAGTTTCCCATTGAAGAATTTTCATTGGACTGGTATAAAAAGGCACTGACATCGGATACGTTTATGAATAGCTTCAAACTGAGTCTTACAATAGGGATGGGGGCGACCTTCTTGGCGCTATTGATTGGTGTACCTGCATCCTACGCACTGTCTCGTTATAATATGAAAGGAAAGAATCTATTGAAAAGCTTCTTTCTGTCACCGACGATGATTCCAGGAATCGTTGTTGGCTACTCATTGTTTCAGTTTGTTGTGATTCAACTGCGACTACCGGTGATCCAAGGATTATTGATTGGGCATTTTCTAATCAGTTTGCCTTATATTATTCGTGTTGTTGGCTCTAGTATGGAGCAATTGGATTTTTCCATTGAAGAGGTAGCTTGGACCTTAGGCTGTACCAGAGTTCGTGCCTTTTTGAAAATTGTTTTGCCGAATGTCTCGTCAGGGATTTTCGCTGCGTTCATGTTGGCTTTTGTTAATTCTTTTAATAATGTCCCTGTGTCGATGTTCCTTTCAGGACCGGGTGTGACGATGCTGCCGACTTCCTTGTTGAGCTACATCGAATACACGTATGATCCGACAGTTTCGGCTATTTCAGTCATGATTATGCTGTTGACGATTCTGTTGATGTTCATTGTGGAGAAGACAATGGGGCTGGCCTCTATTTCTTAG
- a CDS encoding ABC transporter ATP-binding protein — protein sequence MSFVNLNNIRVSYDGKQNILEQLNISMEKGELVSLLGPSGCGKTTTLRVIAGLISPNGGSFVLDGQELVKVPVHKRNFGMVFQSYALFPHLTIAENVAFGLKLRKESKETINKKVADMLEICGLGQFGDRYPKQLSGGQRQRVALARALVIEPKLLLLDEPLSNLDAKLRVQMRIEIKRIQQKLGITTVFVTHDQEECFSISDKVAVMNNGVIEQYDTPETIYRNPKTKFVAHFIGFENFFEVAPVSGSRYQAQEVTIETVYAEAPATKLVATIRPEDIEIATDANENIVKGQVEVRTFLGKSYQYEVVTPLGKFLVNGTDKQIYEAGDTIALYFPKEKIVLLEDK from the coding sequence GTGAGCTTTGTAAATTTGAATAATATTCGTGTCAGTTATGACGGAAAACAAAATATATTGGAACAACTGAATATCTCTATGGAAAAAGGCGAATTGGTTTCTTTACTGGGACCTAGTGGCTGTGGGAAAACAACGACACTGCGTGTGATTGCAGGACTGATTTCACCGAATGGCGGGTCTTTTGTTCTAGATGGGCAAGAGTTGGTTAAGGTTCCTGTACACAAGCGCAATTTCGGAATGGTTTTTCAAAGCTATGCGCTGTTTCCACATTTGACGATTGCTGAAAATGTTGCTTTTGGCTTGAAGCTTCGTAAAGAATCAAAAGAGACAATCAACAAGAAAGTAGCCGATATGCTTGAAATTTGCGGGTTAGGTCAATTTGGGGACCGTTATCCAAAACAGCTGTCAGGCGGACAGCGTCAGCGTGTCGCATTAGCACGAGCTTTGGTTATTGAACCAAAATTACTTTTGTTGGATGAACCACTGAGTAACTTGGATGCCAAATTACGTGTCCAAATGCGTATCGAAATCAAACGTATCCAACAAAAGCTTGGGATCACGACCGTTTTTGTCACACATGATCAGGAGGAGTGCTTCTCCATTTCTGATAAGGTAGCGGTCATGAACAATGGAGTGATCGAGCAATATGATACACCGGAGACGATCTACCGCAATCCGAAAACAAAATTTGTTGCGCATTTTATCGGTTTTGAAAATTTCTTTGAAGTAGCTCCTGTATCAGGCAGCCGCTATCAAGCGCAGGAAGTAACCATTGAAACGGTATATGCGGAAGCACCGGCTACTAAACTAGTTGCTACGATTCGTCCGGAGGATATTGAAATCGCCACAGACGCAAATGAAAATATTGTCAAGGGTCAAGTAGAGGTTCGAACATTCCTTGGCAAGAGTTACCAATATGAAGTAGTAACGCCTCTAGGGAAGTTTCTTGTTAATGGAACCGATAAACAAATTTATGAAGCAGGCGACACGATCGCTTTGTATTTTCCAAAAGAAAAAATTGTTCTTTTGGAAGACAAATAA
- a CDS encoding adenine deaminase, protein MKIDLLIKNINVYNTVKQLFEEKHVTISEGKFYYISSKDLTYLNAEKELDGQGRYMVPGLIDSHMHIESSMTTPTIFSKAVLPHGVTTVIADAHEMANVFGIDGLTEFMAAETEIDIFHAIPSSVPSTTPELETTGGIIGLREVAELLENPKIICLGEAMNFKGIASEPDSLIRQIIDLCKEKRPTMPLEGHCPKIYEEELAAFLYSGISSDHTHQFPESLAEKIENGMFIQFQNKSITPENIAVIVENSYYDYACLITDDVMADDLLEGHLNENLKKAVAAGLPIEQAIYMTTYTPAKRMGLHDRGMIAPGRVADFLLLDDLAAFSIDEVYKSGKFVHKKGDTIAYPETIEQFPTSYRQSVQCKQLTEEDLKIPVRTALEKVRCNVIQKQEIGTFTERITKEISVKEGFLDWESSDCALLLVMERYGKNGNIAYALMEQPITEQGSIGTTWAHDHHNVMVMGNTSQDILTAQHELLRMQGGYVVTEQGEIQATCPLPIGGILSQAPVEELGNELKQVRRAMQKLGYKNMNEIMSFSTLSLPVSPAIKMTDRGMMNTKTQEFYPLVFPEDGVII, encoded by the coding sequence ATGAAAATCGATTTATTGATAAAAAATATCAATGTTTATAATACAGTGAAGCAACTATTTGAGGAAAAGCATGTAACAATCAGTGAAGGGAAATTTTACTATATCAGTTCAAAGGATCTGACATATCTGAACGCTGAGAAGGAACTGGATGGGCAAGGACGCTATATGGTTCCTGGATTGATTGATAGTCATATGCATATCGAAAGCTCGATGACGACACCAACTATTTTCTCAAAGGCTGTTTTACCTCATGGGGTCACAACCGTTATTGCAGATGCTCATGAAATGGCGAATGTTTTCGGCATCGATGGATTGACAGAGTTCATGGCAGCAGAAACAGAAATCGATATTTTTCATGCGATCCCTTCCTCTGTTCCTTCGACGACGCCCGAACTGGAAACAACGGGCGGAATCATTGGTCTACGAGAGGTAGCGGAGCTTTTGGAAAACCCGAAGATTATTTGTCTAGGTGAAGCAATGAATTTCAAAGGAATTGCAAGTGAACCAGATTCGCTGATTCGACAAATCATTGATTTATGCAAAGAAAAACGACCAACCATGCCACTGGAAGGACATTGTCCAAAGATTTATGAAGAAGAATTGGCTGCCTTTCTTTATAGTGGTATTTCTTCCGATCACACGCACCAGTTTCCTGAATCTTTGGCAGAAAAAATTGAAAATGGGATGTTTATTCAATTTCAAAATAAGTCCATCACGCCTGAAAATATAGCAGTGATTGTTGAGAATAGCTATTATGACTATGCTTGTCTTATTACCGATGATGTAATGGCAGATGATCTTTTGGAAGGTCACTTGAATGAGAATCTGAAGAAGGCAGTTGCTGCAGGTCTACCTATAGAACAAGCAATTTACATGACAACCTATACACCGGCAAAAAGGATGGGGCTGCATGATCGAGGAATGATTGCACCGGGAAGAGTTGCTGACTTTTTACTTTTGGATGATTTAGCTGCATTTTCTATTGATGAAGTGTATAAATCTGGGAAATTTGTTCATAAAAAAGGCGACACGATCGCGTATCCAGAGACGATTGAACAATTTCCAACGTCTTACAGACAGTCTGTTCAATGTAAGCAGTTGACAGAAGAAGATTTGAAAATTCCAGTAAGAACAGCCTTGGAAAAGGTCCGCTGCAACGTGATTCAGAAGCAGGAAATTGGTACCTTTACAGAGCGTATCACAAAAGAGATTTCTGTGAAGGAGGGCTTCCTTGATTGGGAAAGCTCAGATTGTGCGTTGCTGCTTGTGATGGAGCGTTATGGAAAGAATGGCAACATTGCGTATGCATTGATGGAGCAGCCAATTACTGAACAGGGCAGTATCGGTACGACTTGGGCGCATGATCATCATAACGTCATGGTTATGGGCAATACTAGCCAAGATATCCTGACAGCACAGCATGAATTGCTGCGTATGCAAGGTGGCTATGTGGTCACAGAACAAGGAGAAATTCAGGCAACCTGTCCACTGCCAATCGGTGGGATTTTATCTCAAGCACCTGTCGAAGAACTGGGAAACGAGTTGAAGCAGGTACGTCGTGCGATGCAAAAGCTAGGCTATAAGAATATGAATGAGATAATGTCGTTTTCGACATTATCATTACCTGTATCACCGGCAATCAAAATGACGGATAGAGGTATGATGAATACGAAAACACAGGAATTTTATCCACTGGTCTTTCCGGAGGATGGGGTGATCATATGA
- the secE gene encoding preprotein translocase subunit SecE: MKFIKSVRDEMKKVTWPSKKQLRKDTLIVIETTVLFAILFFVMDTAIQTAFGWILR; encoded by the coding sequence ATGAAATTTATAAAAAGTGTCAGAGATGAAATGAAAAAAGTTACTTGGCCTAGTAAAAAACAACTACGTAAAGATACATTGATCGTTATTGAAACAACTGTATTGTTTGCGATTTTGTTCTTTGTGATGGATACAGCGATCCAAACAGCTTTCGGTTGGATTCTTCGTTGA
- the rpmG gene encoding 50S ribosomal protein L33: protein MAVKKSALACSVCGSRNYSKAITEGKHGSRLEVKKFCKYCKQHTLHKETK, encoded by the coding sequence ATGGCGGTAAAGAAATCAGCTCTTGCCTGTTCAGTGTGCGGTTCTCGTAATTATTCCAAAGCAATAACTGAGGGAAAACACGGAAGCCGATTAGAGGTTAAAAAATTCTGTAAATACTGTAAACAGCATACATTGCATAAAGAAACGAAGTAA
- a CDS encoding ABC transporter permease yields MKRNVPYLIVTPGIILLLFFMLLPLVNSIWPTFSTEGGISIQSYVDFLTDDYNLKILFRTIKVSVIVTLISAALGIPAAYFIAGVSKKWKSLLMAMTMFPLLTNSVIRSFAWINILGKSGVINSLLLKIGIIDQPLTLLYTEFSIIIGSVYLFLPTMIMTLVGVMENIERETLEAAETLGASPFTAFYKIVLPLCTPGVIVGSILVFTGTMTAYTTPQLLGGNKNMLMATFLYQKASTLGDWTSASVIALIMIVTTLVVNKVLNMAAARLDRREMNHA; encoded by the coding sequence ATGAAACGGAATGTTCCGTATTTGATTGTAACCCCAGGGATTATTTTATTGTTATTTTTCATGCTGCTGCCTTTAGTCAACAGTATCTGGCCGACTTTCTCTACAGAAGGCGGCATTAGTATCCAGTCATATGTGGATTTTTTGACAGATGACTATAATTTGAAAATACTTTTTCGAACAATCAAGGTATCAGTTATCGTTACGTTGATTTCGGCTGCGTTGGGCATTCCAGCTGCCTATTTTATTGCAGGAGTTAGCAAGAAATGGAAAAGCCTGTTGATGGCGATGACCATGTTTCCTTTATTGACGAATTCGGTTATTCGAAGCTTCGCTTGGATCAATATCCTTGGGAAATCGGGTGTAATCAACAGCTTATTATTGAAGATTGGAATTATCGACCAACCATTGACACTGCTATATACTGAGTTTTCAATCATTATTGGGTCTGTGTATCTATTTCTTCCTACCATGATCATGACACTTGTCGGCGTGATGGAAAATATTGAAAGAGAGACTTTAGAAGCCGCTGAAACATTAGGCGCAAGTCCGTTTACTGCATTTTATAAGATCGTTTTACCGCTTTGCACACCAGGTGTGATCGTTGGTAGTATTCTGGTGTTTACAGGCACGATGACTGCCTATACGACACCTCAATTGTTAGGTGGAAATAAAAATATGTTGATGGCAACATTCCTGTACCAAAAAGCATCTACCTTAGGCGACTGGACATCTGCCAGTGTCATTGCTTTGATAATGATTGTTACGACATTAGTTGTGAATAAAGTACTGAACATGGCGGCGGCCCGTTTGGATCGGAGGGAAATGAATCATGCGTAA
- a CDS encoding ABC transporter substrate-binding protein — MKKRFAAGTLVLASVFALAACGGGSTDSSSDKKESKDLVVSTFGLSEDIVKSDVMAPFEKEFDAKITLDIGNSGDRFTKLVSNPTGIDVIELAQANSADGASQEMFEKLDESKIPNIADLTDGAKEVFDSGAGVPIAVNSVGIVYDKEKVGKEITDWSDLWDASLKGKISIPEITTTAGPLMMYIASDYKDQDITKDDGEAAFKALEELKPNIVKTYAKSSDLANMFQAGEIEAAVVMDFAYDVIKGDSDTIEYVVPESGTYANYNTINIPKEAANKELAYEFVNYRISADSQKTKALSLNEAPTVSTVELTDEEAGNMTYGAIADRAATVDFDFVNGQLTDWIDQWNRLINQ; from the coding sequence GTGAAAAAACGATTTGCAGCAGGAACATTGGTATTGGCGAGCGTGTTTGCACTAGCAGCATGTGGTGGGGGAAGTACAGATAGTTCTTCGGATAAAAAAGAATCAAAAGATTTAGTCGTTTCGACGTTTGGTTTAAGTGAAGATATCGTAAAAAGTGATGTTATGGCACCTTTTGAAAAAGAGTTCGATGCAAAAATCACATTGGATATCGGAAATAGCGGGGATCGTTTTACGAAGCTTGTCAGCAACCCAACAGGTATTGACGTGATCGAACTAGCACAGGCTAACTCAGCTGACGGAGCATCACAAGAAATGTTCGAAAAGTTGGATGAATCAAAAATACCGAATATTGCGGACCTGACAGATGGTGCAAAAGAAGTTTTTGACAGCGGTGCAGGTGTTCCAATTGCTGTAAACAGTGTCGGAATCGTTTATGACAAAGAAAAAGTTGGAAAAGAAATCACAGACTGGTCAGACCTTTGGGATGCGTCACTAAAAGGAAAAATTTCAATTCCGGAAATCACGACGACTGCTGGACCATTGATGATGTATATTGCTAGTGATTATAAGGATCAGGATATTACAAAAGACGACGGCGAAGCGGCATTTAAAGCTTTGGAAGAGTTGAAACCAAATATCGTAAAAACATATGCAAAATCTTCTGATTTGGCAAACATGTTCCAAGCGGGAGAAATCGAAGCAGCTGTTGTAATGGATTTCGCTTATGATGTGATCAAGGGAGATTCTGATACGATCGAATACGTTGTACCGGAAAGTGGTACGTACGCAAACTACAATACGATCAATATTCCTAAAGAAGCAGCGAATAAAGAGTTGGCTTATGAATTCGTCAACTACAGAATCAGTGCCGATTCTCAAAAAACAAAAGCTCTCTCTTTGAACGAAGCACCAACAGTAAGCACTGTTGAGCTGACAGATGAAGAAGCTGGAAACATGACCTATGGTGCGATTGCAGATCGTGCAGCGACTGTTGATTTTGACTTCGTGAACGGTCAATTAACAGATTGGATCGACCAATGGAATCGTCTAATTAACCAATAA
- the nusG gene encoding transcription termination/antitermination protein NusG, with the protein METFERNWYVLHTYSGYENKVKANIESRAQSMGMGDFIFRVVVPEETATEEKNGKKKEVVHKTFPGYVLVEMVMTDDSWYVVRNTPGVTGFVGSHGAGSKPAPLLQEEINHILRSIGMSARQTELEVEIGEVVQIIEGAFSGLEGEVTEIDEEKQKLKVNIDMFGRETSTELDFEQVDKI; encoded by the coding sequence ATGGAAACCTTTGAAAGAAATTGGTACGTATTACATACGTATTCTGGTTATGAAAACAAAGTAAAAGCAAATATTGAATCACGGGCACAAAGCATGGGCATGGGTGATTTCATTTTTCGTGTCGTTGTTCCAGAAGAAACAGCGACAGAAGAAAAAAACGGTAAGAAAAAGGAAGTTGTTCATAAAACATTCCCTGGGTACGTGTTGGTTGAAATGGTCATGACCGATGATTCATGGTATGTGGTTCGGAATACGCCTGGAGTAACTGGGTTTGTAGGCTCTCATGGGGCTGGTAGTAAACCTGCACCATTATTACAAGAAGAAATCAACCACATCTTACGTTCTATTGGTATGAGTGCTCGTCAAACAGAGCTGGAAGTAGAAATTGGTGAAGTGGTTCAAATTATCGAAGGTGCATTCTCTGGTTTAGAAGGAGAAGTCACTGAGATTGATGAAGAGAAACAAAAACTGAAAGTAAACATCGACATGTTTGGTCGTGAAACAAGTACTGAACTGGACTTCGAACAAGTAGATAAAATTTAA